One genomic window of Senegalia massiliensis includes the following:
- a CDS encoding helix-turn-helix domain-containing protein — MEEYRNINEIYFDLMENNFLNKTVTKPTSVEYKVKDYLGCGVINRIILNKGLEFCVCKNHTFSRKLLNSQLNEKQFVEITYCIDGEATVNLDIHKDFIKFKKGDLIFYRNHNLSQSECFNIELKNYTGITVGIDDNMLKKFFFSECEETMLKQWEKSLNVIFGECTHLKVKAPPVIEWDMKELLNYNFKDVTSFLLCQSKLIEVISKSINYGISKRTDITLTKLDKEYICKAKDILTRNIEYPPSIEALSEMCNTNSYKLKKGFKELFNKTPYGYLREVRMYKGKYLLENTDMNISEIASCVGYTNPSKFSEAFKIKFNITPSEYRQVHKNI, encoded by the coding sequence ATGGAAGAATATAGAAATATAAATGAAATATATTTTGATTTAATGGAAAATAACTTTTTAAATAAAACTGTAACAAAACCCACATCTGTTGAATACAAGGTAAAGGATTATTTAGGTTGTGGAGTTATAAATAGAATTATACTAAATAAGGGTCTAGAATTTTGTGTATGTAAAAACCATACTTTTAGTAGAAAACTTCTAAATTCCCAATTAAATGAAAAGCAATTTGTAGAAATTACTTATTGTATAGATGGAGAAGCAACTGTTAACTTAGATATTCATAAAGATTTTATTAAATTTAAAAAAGGCGATTTAATATTTTATAGGAATCACAATTTATCTCAATCAGAATGTTTTAATATAGAGTTGAAAAACTATACAGGTATTACAGTAGGTATAGATGATAATATGCTTAAGAAATTTTTCTTTTCTGAATGTGAGGAAACTATGCTAAAACAGTGGGAAAAATCTTTGAATGTCATATTTGGAGAATGTACTCACTTAAAAGTAAAAGCTCCTCCAGTGATAGAATGGGATATGAAAGAGCTGCTTAATTATAATTTTAAAGATGTTACAAGTTTTCTTTTGTGTCAAAGTAAACTTATAGAAGTTATATCTAAAAGCATAAACTATGGAATAAGTAAAAGAACAGATATAACTCTGACAAAGCTAGACAAAGAATATATATGCAAAGCTAAAGATATATTGACTAGAAATATAGAGTATCCACCTAGTATAGAAGCGTTGTCTGAAATGTGCAATACAAATTCTTACAAGCTAAAGAAAGGATTTAAAGAATTATTTAATAAGACACCATATGGTTATTTAAGAGAAGTTAGAATGTACAAAGGTAAGTACTTATTAGAAAATACAGATATGAATATATCAGAAATAGCTAGTTGTGTAGGATATACTAATCCTAGTAAATTTTCAGAAGCATTTAAAATTAAATTTAATATAACTCCCAGTGAGTATAGACAAGTTCATAAAAACATTTAA
- a CDS encoding ATP-binding cassette domain-containing protein, with product MKKESNLSYLLYLAGGEKVKLLLSVILSVISSILAFAPFIIIYKMIMILFEGNVVYKEVVNLAILATIIILLRIVFFVASGAFSHVAAFNILYNIRMKIIKHMGNLNLGFFTNKTSGELKKIINEDIEKMENFLAHHIPDISAAVVAPLIMFIYLFYLNYKMALVLLIPIVIGMVAQRMMFKGFQKRMAHYFNLLENMNSSIVQFIQGISIMKAFNVSSLSFERYRKSIEEYADYWKEITNTNSQSYSIFLVIMDSGLLFTIPLGGYFYVNSDIDLGTYLLFIVISMGFFNSFKTLLELGSNFSMIFEGVKKVKDILDMPKQKSGTYLLDKNKSYDIEIKNVTFKYEDKDVLKNINTKLEKGTINAFVGASGAGKTTLAQLIGRFWDVNNGDILIDNKNIKDISMENLMESVAFVFQDIFMLNDTIYENIKMGNETVTKEEVVKAAKKAQIHDFIITLPNGYETKIGEDGIKLSGGEKQRVSIARAILKDAPIIIFDEATSFSDIENERKIQIALENMLKGKTTIMIAHRLHTIKNVDKIVVFDKGEIKEEGNHNKLLSKNRLYKDMWETYIESEKLVIKGGA from the coding sequence GTGAAAAAAGAGTCAAATTTAAGTTATTTACTATATTTAGCTGGAGGTGAAAAAGTAAAACTACTTTTATCAGTTATTTTAAGTGTTATAAGTTCGATATTAGCATTCGCACCTTTTATTATTATTTACAAAATGATAATGATATTATTTGAAGGTAATGTGGTTTATAAAGAGGTAGTTAATTTAGCAATATTAGCAACAATTATTATATTATTAAGGATAGTATTTTTTGTTGCATCAGGTGCATTTTCTCATGTGGCTGCATTTAATATTTTATACAATATAAGAATGAAAATAATAAAACACATGGGAAATTTAAATCTAGGTTTTTTTACAAATAAGACTTCTGGTGAATTGAAAAAAATCATAAATGAAGATATAGAAAAAATGGAAAACTTCTTAGCTCATCATATACCGGACATATCTGCAGCAGTAGTAGCACCACTTATTATGTTTATTTATCTTTTTTATCTAAACTATAAAATGGCATTAGTTTTATTGATCCCTATAGTTATAGGAATGGTAGCTCAAAGAATGATGTTTAAAGGTTTTCAAAAGAGAATGGCTCATTATTTTAATCTGCTTGAAAATATGAACTCAAGTATAGTTCAGTTTATTCAAGGAATATCTATAATGAAAGCTTTTAATGTATCTTCGTTATCTTTTGAGAGGTATAGGAAATCCATAGAGGAATATGCTGATTATTGGAAAGAGATAACGAATACTAATTCACAATCATATTCAATATTTTTAGTTATTATGGATTCAGGCTTGTTATTTACAATACCTTTAGGAGGTTACTTCTATGTTAATAGTGACATAGATTTAGGAACTTATCTATTGTTTATAGTTATAAGTATGGGATTTTTTAATTCCTTCAAAACATTACTAGAATTAGGGTCAAATTTTTCCATGATATTTGAAGGCGTAAAAAAAGTCAAAGACATTTTAGATATGCCTAAACAAAAATCAGGAACATATTTACTCGATAAAAATAAGAGTTATGATATAGAAATAAAAAATGTTACATTTAAATATGAAGATAAAGATGTATTAAAAAATATAAATACTAAGCTTGAAAAAGGAACTATCAATGCGTTTGTAGGTGCATCTGGAGCAGGAAAAACTACATTAGCACAGCTAATAGGAAGATTTTGGGATGTAAACAATGGAGATATATTAATAGACAATAAAAATATAAAAGATATATCTATGGAAAACTTAATGGAATCTGTAGCTTTTGTATTTCAAGATATATTTATGTTAAATGACACTATATACGAAAATATTAAAATGGGGAATGAAACTGTAACAAAAGAAGAAGTAGTAAAGGCAGCCAAGAAGGCTCAAATACATGATTTTATAATAACATTGCCTAATGGATATGAAACTAAAATAGGAGAAGATGGTATAAAACTTAGCGGTGGAGAAAAACAAAGAGTATCTATAGCAAGGGCAATATTAAAAGATGCTCCTATTATAATATTTGATGAAGCTACATCTTTTTCGGATATAGAAAATGAAAGAAAAATACAAATAGCTCTTGAAAATATGCTAAAAGGAAAAACAACTATAATGATAGCTCATAGACTTCACACTATAAAAAATGTAGATAAGATAGTCGTGTTTGATAAAGGAGAGATAAAAGAAGAAGGTAACCACAATAAATTATTAAGTAAAAATAGACTATATAAAGACATGTGGGAAACTTATATAGAAAGTGAAAAACTAGTAATAAAAGGAGGTGCTTAG
- a CDS encoding MarR family winged helix-turn-helix transcriptional regulator, with the protein MNETKVKLVNSFIAMIEKVANGNINILDFGSEDMTFYRGEIHILKKIGDELGVYSSEIARDMGVTRAVIHKTVKKLENRGLVYKLEDDLNKRRKKLYLTEKGKYVYKLHEEYHEEHDKAFFDFIHSLNREENQLIMEFLKRSNELMDKYF; encoded by the coding sequence ATGAATGAAACGAAAGTGAAATTGGTAAATTCATTTATTGCCATGATTGAAAAAGTAGCCAATGGAAATATTAATATTTTAGATTTTGGCTCTGAGGATATGACCTTTTACCGAGGTGAAATTCACATATTAAAGAAAATTGGAGATGAGTTAGGAGTTTATAGTTCTGAAATAGCAAGAGATATGGGAGTTACAAGGGCTGTAATTCATAAGACTGTAAAAAAGCTAGAAAACAGAGGTTTGGTTTATAAGTTGGAAGATGATTTAAATAAGAGAAGAAAAAAATTATATTTGACTGAAAAAGGGAAATATGTGTATAAGCTGCATGAAGAGTATCATGAAGAACATGACAAGGCTTTTTTTGACTTTATTCATTCTCTTAATCGTGAAGAAAATCAATTAATAATGGAATTTTTAAAAAGAAGCAACGAATTAATGGATAAATATTTTTAG